One Danio rerio strain Tuebingen ecotype United States chromosome 22, GRCz12tu, whole genome shotgun sequence genomic window carries:
- the LOC141380179 gene encoding uncharacterized protein, with protein sequence MYHMFIFFCLLHLADGVKRVSVMEGDSVTLHINHTFNDRRDYLRFLEWVGPQDTPILTLFLVGEEADIIYFDDEIFRDRLQIDNQTGSLTISNIRTKHSGLYKFQFRFFSESFNVTVYACLPHPTITRYSSSSSSSCSVLCSVLNVSAVSLSWYKGNSLLSSISVSDLSFSLSLHLEVEHQDKNTYSCVLNNSFTNRTEHLDITQLCQDLIPCCGFTEVVIRLVVSAVVGVATVTMVVYDIISIRAEEKNRRTSRSVIE encoded by the exons ATGTATCACATGTTTATCTTCTTCTGTTTGCTTCATCTGGCTG ACGGAGTGAAAAGAGTTTCAGTGATGGAGGGAGATTCTGTCACTCTGCATATTAATCATACTTTTAATGATAGAAGAGATTATCTACGTTTTTTAGAATGGGTTGGACCTCAGGATACTCCTATACTTACATTGTTTTTGGTTGGTGAGGAGGCAGATATTATCTATTTTGATGATGAGATATTCAGAGACAGACTACAGATCGACAAtcagactggatctctgaccatcagcAACATCAGAACCAAACACTCTGGACTTTACAAGTTTCAGTTTAGATTCTTTAGTGAATCATTCAATGTTACTGTCTATG CTTGTCTGCCCCATCCCACTATCACAAGAtactcttcatcttcatcatctagTTGTTCGGTGTTGTGTTCAGTGTTGAATGTGAGtgctgtgagtctctcctggtacaaaggaaacagtttattgtccagcatcagtgtgtctgatctcagcTTCAGTCTTTCTCTACATCTGGAGGTTGAACATCAGGATAAAAACACCTATAGTTGTGTGCTGAACAATTCCTTCACTAACCGGACTGAACATCTGGACATCACTCAACTATGTCAAG ACTTGATTCCCTGTTGTGGTTTCACTGAAGTTGTGATTCGATTGGTTGTCTCTGCTGTGGTGGGCGTGGCTACTGTTACCATGGTGGTTTATGACATCATATCCATAAGAGCTGAAGAGAAGAACAGGAGAACATCACGAT